TTTCACTGTATCTTGTTAGCATAGCAACCATTAATCTAAGCAGGCATAACTCTGAGGCAATGACTTCCTAGGTTCAAAAGCTTATGTACTATTAAAGAGTAATAGATATACACATACTTCAGGCTGGTTATGTTACTTTCTATAGTGGAGCTAACTATGGTAGTATAATCTCCATTTTTTATCGAGGGCTACATTTAACACCCCACCATTTAACATCAAAGATTCTGAATACAAAATGATAACAGTATGAGCACCATACTCATCTCGACAACATCATCAGACCATCCCTCGTCTCGTACTGCACTGTATGTTCCTTCCATGATTCTATCAAGCAGCTGAAAAGTTAATGTTGGCAAAAATTGTGGTAGCATGAGGAAAATAATTGCACTTAACATTGCATATTATCCTGGAATAACAGTTAGCCATAGTGAGTAAACTTTCTCGAGCTATATAACAAATGTCTTCAGTTGTGCAATGTCTGAACCTGAATAAAAAAAGATGGATCCATGTACCTAAAAAGGGTGGATACAGACACACGAAATTTTACTAATCATAGGAGGGTACACGTACACTAACTTGGCTGAAACCCTTTGCAAATCACGAGCACTAGGAAATTCTCGAAAAATCTACCACTGCTAGAACCAGTCTCCAATCCTTTCACTAATAGCACCTCCATCAATTTggcagcaaaagaaaaaaaacagcaatacggaagAATTACTAACTCGGTGGATGGGGGATGTAGGAGGGAGGGGAAATCTGGCTTCGTACTTACAACTGGACAATACCCACCGTCAGTTCTCATTGAGCAGAAAGAGAGATTCACTACATTGGCAAGGAAAATCTCACCTGCATCGGGTTTCCACCGGCACGGATCTAAGTGGAGAGGCACCGTGCTCGCCGCCATCGGGGAGGAGGGCGTGGTCGGGAGCCCCCCATGCTCGCCAGCGTGAACGGCCGCGGAGAAGAGGAGCACGATGCCATGGTGGACCCCTGGGAAGGCACTGCTTCCTCTTGCGCTTTCCGTTGCCGACGACGGCAATGGTCTGGGTGGAGGGCGGCCGACGGCCCCGACCTGGAGTGATTGGCGGCTGCGGTCACTTGGGTGCTCGGCGGCGCCGCTCTGGAGCGGTGGAGGGCGACGGCAGCACGGCTCGGCATGGAGGGCGACTGCGGCACGGCTCGGCATGCAGGGCGACGGCGGTACTGCTCGGGATGGAGGGAGGTCGGCGGCGGTGGGATGgctgggggcggcgacggcggtggggatggctgagggcggcggcggcggtggtctggtggggggcagcggcggcggcggtggcggcgatctGGTGGAGCGGACGAAGGATTTGGGCGTCGATTTGGGGGCGGCGCTGCTATCTGGCTTTTTCTGGGGGCGCTGCTATCTGGTGGAGGGCTGGCGCGTACGCGTTTGTTTTGGGCCAAAATTTGGTCACTCGCGCGCTTTCCCACCGTGCTTAGGCCCCGATAATTTTCGGTCTCGCAGCCGGTCCCGGCAGATTGTAAGCCGTGGTTTGGTTGTTCGGGCAGATAATGCGCCCTAAAATGTACTGGCAGTTCGTGTGCTGTCATCGCTTAAGTTCTCTCGGCGGTTTCTTTGCCCTGACATATTTGTACCGGCAGAAA
The sequence above is drawn from the Triticum aestivum cultivar Chinese Spring chromosome 7A, IWGSC CS RefSeq v2.1, whole genome shotgun sequence genome and encodes:
- the LOC123151318 gene encoding uncharacterized protein isoform X1 yields the protein MPSRAAVALHAEPCCRRPPPLQSGAAEHPSDRSRQSLQVGAVGRPPPRPLPSSATESARGSSAFPGVHHGIVLLFSAAVHAGEHGGLPTTPSSPMAASTVPLHLDPCRWKPDAESWKEHTVQYETRDGLMMLSR
- the LOC123151318 gene encoding uncharacterized protein isoform X2, coding for MPSRAAVALHAEPCCRRPPPLQSGAAEHPSDRSRQSLQVGAVGRPPPRPLPSSATESARGSSAFPGVHHGIVLLFSAAVHAGEHGGLPTTPSSPMAASTVPLHLDPCRWKPDAAA